The following proteins are co-located in the Pseudarthrobacter siccitolerans genome:
- the cysS gene encoding cysteine--tRNA ligase: MTLRFYDTASAEVRNFVPLVEGKASLYYCGATVQGMPHVGHIRSAIAFDQLTRWLQYRGLRVTVVRNVTDIDDKILAKSEASFAPDFSPEPGEVAGEEWWALAYRYEQEFLKAYDALGVSRPTYEPRATGHIPEMHALIQQLIDRGHAYPALDDSGDVYFDVRSWSKYGALTRQNIDDMQAAPDADPRGKKDPRDFALWKGSKAGEPATAGWASPWGTGRPGWHLECSAMVTKYLGIEFDIHGGGLDLRFPHHENELAQSQAAGHPFANFWMHNGMVTYEGEKMSKSIGNTVSPAEMLELAPPRVVRYYLGQAHYRSVLDYRPTSLQEAAAAVERIDGFIAKAAARSGDGAGSAGSPVAGAFGSSEEAVRTFSEAMDDDLNVPRALAALHETVRAGNTALAEGDDVSARDALNAVTTMTEVLGLNAVAGTDAGNSKEAAALEVLVQAQLEARAAARADKNWAASDAIRDTLNQAGVVVEDGPDGATWTLKRD, translated from the coding sequence GTGACCCTGCGCTTCTATGACACTGCCTCCGCCGAAGTCCGGAACTTCGTCCCCCTCGTCGAGGGCAAGGCCAGCCTCTACTACTGCGGGGCCACGGTGCAGGGGATGCCCCACGTTGGCCATATCCGCTCCGCCATTGCGTTCGACCAGCTCACCCGCTGGCTCCAGTACCGCGGCCTCCGGGTCACCGTGGTCCGCAACGTCACTGACATCGACGACAAGATCCTGGCAAAGTCCGAGGCCTCGTTCGCGCCGGACTTCAGCCCGGAACCCGGCGAAGTGGCGGGGGAAGAATGGTGGGCCCTCGCCTACCGCTACGAGCAGGAATTCCTGAAGGCCTATGACGCCCTGGGCGTTTCCCGGCCCACGTACGAGCCCCGTGCCACGGGGCACATCCCGGAGATGCACGCGCTGATCCAGCAGCTGATCGACCGCGGGCACGCCTACCCGGCCCTGGACGACTCCGGGGACGTGTACTTTGACGTCCGTTCTTGGAGCAAATACGGCGCCCTCACCAGGCAGAACATCGACGACATGCAGGCAGCCCCGGACGCCGACCCGCGGGGGAAGAAGGATCCCCGCGATTTCGCGCTATGGAAGGGGTCGAAAGCCGGCGAACCGGCGACGGCGGGTTGGGCCTCCCCGTGGGGAACGGGACGGCCGGGCTGGCACCTTGAGTGCTCCGCCATGGTCACCAAGTACTTGGGCATCGAGTTTGATATCCATGGTGGCGGCCTGGACCTGCGGTTCCCGCACCATGAAAACGAGCTGGCCCAGTCCCAGGCGGCAGGCCACCCGTTCGCCAACTTCTGGATGCATAACGGCATGGTCACCTATGAGGGCGAAAAGATGTCCAAGTCCATCGGGAACACCGTCAGTCCTGCCGAGATGCTGGAGCTGGCCCCACCCCGGGTAGTCCGCTACTACCTCGGCCAGGCGCATTACCGCTCCGTCCTGGACTACCGCCCCACCTCCCTCCAGGAAGCCGCGGCCGCCGTCGAACGCATTGACGGGTTTATCGCCAAAGCTGCCGCCCGCTCCGGCGATGGCGCCGGGTCCGCGGGCAGCCCGGTGGCGGGGGCCTTTGGTTCGTCCGAGGAGGCAGTGCGTACGTTCTCCGAGGCGATGGACGACGACCTTAACGTTCCGCGCGCACTTGCGGCACTTCACGAGACCGTCCGCGCCGGGAACACGGCCCTCGCCGAAGGTGACGATGTCTCGGCCCGGGATGCGCTGAATGCTGTGACCACCATGACTGAGGTCCTCGGCCTCAATGCCGTGGCTGGTACCGATGCCGGCAACAGCAAGGAAGCAGCCGCCCTGGAGGTCCTGGTGCAGGCGCAGCTGGAAGCACGGGCTGCGGCGCGTGCGGACAAGAACTGGGCGGCATCGGACGCCATCCGGGACACGCTCAACCAGGCCGGCGTCGTGGTGGAGGACGGCCCGGACGGGGCAACCTGGACCCTGAAGCGGGACTAA